In the Acropora muricata isolate sample 2 chromosome 1, ASM3666990v1, whole genome shotgun sequence genome, one interval contains:
- the LOC136910904 gene encoding synaptonemal complex protein 1-like: protein MSSILRGNSLKEDSAAVDMKKRVKEMKTRVVKMFDLFDKVIEFNHNPTNESAKRKLDLEIERLKALQQQTEKEPPKLDLFDDIANIKDAEEYDKFYIQYIKNASQDLEDLRNNIIHSIQEKTKAELLLSKENLKLKHDLQGEQAESTHQRQRHEYAVAEKNTVLATCRKLEEQLEERGKQIQQLQREGTVSLWQREKAKLVHDIKSREERLAQELEETKTRLGDMKSRLNQRIMELMDQVKCLKLEKDVKNGTIRSHSGAAKIPSSEIEKVKQQLFLKDRLLVVAEGEIQKQQKYYVGFISGLCRDFRIMLERQHLTVRDYNKDQKAYASMLNKMYVAAKEGTLTEFRATLPSHYLGINEDLSGHPLGKKLSRPFQDLESYLQEVEDTEFRVDINHPLLTGWREGRTPSANVRDRKFSKSKSSKVTGVHPRLVNEKIGKPQIREAMEHFPEWNEKEIQEMFDQFKRFDTNDDFNLDTQELLRAIPDTLGRMATTEEIKEAMLEVDIDDSGTVDFFEFLCVARLISQGKGEAALFKKKTLTALQKPNNRSAVCLLQ, encoded by the exons ATGAGTTCAATTCTGCGAGGAAACTCGCTTAAG GAGGATTCTGCAGCTGTGGATATGAAGAAAAGAGTAAAGGAAATGAAAACGCGAGTGGTTAAG ATGTTTGATTTGTTTGACAAAGTAATCGAATTCAACCACAATCCAACCAATGAGTCAGCAAAGAGAAAACTTGACTTG GAAATAGAGAGATTGAAGGCGCTCCAACAACAAACTGAG AAAGAACCGCCGAAATTGGACCTGTTTGACGATATAGCAAATATCAAGGACGCTGAAGAATACG ATAAATTTTACATTCAATACATTAAGAATGCTTCTCAAGATTTGGAGGATTTACGGAACAATATAATTCATTCTATTCAG GAAAAAACAAAGGCTGAGCtattactttctaaagaaaatctGAAACTCAAAC ACGATTTACAAGGTGAGCAAGCAGAATCTACGCACCAACGGCAGAG ACACGAATATGCTGTGGCGGAAAAGAATACAGTTCTTGCGACTTGTAGAAAACTCGAGGAGCAATTGGAGGAACGAGGGAAACAAATTCAACA ACTTCAAAGAGAGGGAACCGTAAGTTTATGGCAAAGAGAAAAAGCCAAGTTAGTACACGACATTAAGTCAAG GGAAGAGAGACTTGCACAAGAActtgaagaaacaaaaacacgcTTGGGGGATATGAAATCTAGACTAAATCAGCGAATAATG GAGTTAATGGATCAAGTTAAGTGTCTGAAATTAGAAAAAGACGTCAAAAATGGGACTATCCGATCACATAGTGGAG ctgCTAAGATCCCTTCAAGTGAGATAGAAAAAGTCAAACAGCAGCTTTTCCTCAAAGATCGG CTATTGGTTGTAGCGGAAGGAGAGAtacaaaaacagcaaaaatattATGTAGGATTCATCAGCGGACTTTGCAGAGACTTCCG GATAATGTTAGAGCGGCAGCATTTAACAGTCAGAGACTACAATAAAGACCAGAAGGCGTACGCATCCATGTTGAATAAAATGTATGTTGCAGCGAAGGAAG GCACTTTGACGGAATTTCGAGCTACTTTACCCTCTCACTATCTTGGTATTAATGAG GATCTAAGTGGACATCCCCTTGGTAAGAAACTATCAAGACCGTTTCAAGATTTGGAATCGTACTTACAAGAAGTAGAAGATACTGAATTTAG gGTTGATATAAATCATCCATTATTGACAGGTTGGAGGGAAGGTCGCACACCGAGTGCTAACGTTAGGGACAGGAAATTTTCAAAGTCAAAATCATCAAAAG TGACTGGCGTCCACCCAAGGTTAGTTAATGAGAAAATTGGAAAACCACAGATAAGGGAAGCAATGGAACATTTCCCTGAATGGAACGAGAAGGAG ATTCAAGAAATGTTTGATCAGTTTAAAAGATTTGATACAAATGACGACTTCAATCTTGATACTCAAGAG CTTTTGAGAGCCATTCCTGATACTCTTGGTAGAATGGCTACAACAGAGGAGATTAAG GAAGCCATGTTGGAGGTTGATATTGATGATTCCGGCACGGTGGATTTTTTTGAGTTTCTCTGCGTGGCGAGATTAATTTCACAAGGAAAAG GGGAAGCAGCCTTATTCAAGAAAAAGACTTTGACAGCTCTTCAAAAGCCCAACAACCGCTCCGCAGTCTGCTTGCTGCAATAG